A part of Pseudomonas sp. HR96 genomic DNA contains:
- a CDS encoding peptidase C39 family protein, with protein sequence MPSLSSSLLKNLISAGFALGMLAGCASHSNGPPLPGLADRVELGAVPFYRGDEYQGSSLALAALLTLQGVSITPGLLEPTLHLPKDVDGLPSAVPNAAREFGFMVYPLDPALNALLAQVAAGYPVLLRYDAGSMVWSQPRYALLIGYDRYKRHVILRSGDERRELLDFDAFASAWKKAGSWAVLVQRPTQLPAQVDRQRWLRAASELGQAGHEQAAAQAVRAVAGH encoded by the coding sequence ATGCCGTCATTGTCGTCATCGCTGTTAAAGAATTTGATCAGTGCAGGGTTTGCCCTGGGTATGCTGGCCGGTTGCGCCAGTCACAGTAACGGTCCGCCGTTGCCCGGGCTGGCCGACCGGGTGGAATTGGGCGCGGTGCCGTTCTACCGCGGCGACGAGTACCAGGGCAGCTCTCTGGCATTGGCGGCTTTGCTGACCCTGCAGGGCGTAAGCATTACGCCGGGCCTGCTGGAGCCGACCTTGCATCTGCCCAAGGACGTTGACGGCCTGCCGAGCGCGGTGCCCAACGCCGCGCGTGAGTTCGGCTTCATGGTCTATCCGCTGGATCCTGCCTTGAATGCGCTGCTCGCCCAGGTGGCCGCCGGTTACCCGGTGTTGCTGCGCTACGATGCCGGCTCCATGGTCTGGAGCCAGCCGCGTTACGCCTTGCTGATTGGTTACGACCGCTACAAGCGCCACGTCATCCTGCGTTCCGGCGACGAACGCCGCGAGTTGCTGGATTTCGACGCGTTCGCTTCGGCCTGGAAGAAAGCCGGCAGCTGGGCGGTGCTGGTGCAGCGGCCGACTCAGCTGCCGGCCCAAGTCGACCGCCAGCGCTGGCTGCGGGCGGCCAGCGAACTGGGCCAGGCTGGCCATGAACAGGCGGCGGCCCAAGCCGTGCGGGCGGTGGCCGGGCACTGA
- the nhaR gene encoding transcriptional activator NhaR, producing MLNYRQLHYFWVVARTGSIVRASEQLNLTAQTISGQISLLEQSMGSDLFRKVGRQLELTEAGRQALPYAEQIFQLGEELETLLRAQPDQQQAPFRVGVADVVPKSIVYRLLAPTMEQAEPLRLSCREDKLERLLADLAIQRLDLVVSDSPMPSHLDIKGFSQKLGECGISFFATAALAERHAGAFPQCLHGAPLLIPGPETVVRSRLLRWFGELHISPRIVGEFDDSALMQAFGQSGSGIFIAPSVIAEEVCRQYAVVLIGQTEAVRESFHAISVERKVCHPGVVAITEGARRELFTDRR from the coding sequence ATGCTCAACTATCGACAGCTGCATTATTTCTGGGTGGTGGCCCGCACTGGCAGCATTGTACGCGCCAGCGAGCAGCTGAACCTCACGGCGCAGACCATCAGCGGCCAGATCAGCCTGCTTGAGCAAAGCATGGGCAGTGACCTGTTTCGCAAGGTCGGCCGCCAGCTTGAATTGACCGAAGCCGGGCGCCAGGCCCTGCCCTACGCCGAGCAGATCTTCCAGCTCGGCGAAGAGCTGGAGACCCTGCTGCGCGCCCAGCCCGACCAGCAGCAAGCGCCCTTTCGGGTCGGCGTGGCCGATGTGGTGCCCAAGTCCATCGTCTATCGCCTGCTCGCGCCGACCATGGAACAGGCCGAGCCGCTGCGCCTGAGCTGCCGCGAAGACAAGCTGGAACGCCTGCTGGCAGACCTGGCCATCCAGCGCCTGGACCTGGTGGTGTCCGACAGCCCCATGCCCAGCCACCTGGACATCAAGGGCTTCAGCCAGAAGCTGGGTGAGTGTGGCATCAGCTTCTTCGCCACCGCGGCCCTGGCCGAGCGCCACGCCGGTGCCTTTCCGCAATGCCTGCACGGCGCCCCGCTGCTGATACCCGGCCCCGAGACCGTGGTGCGCAGCCGTCTGCTGCGCTGGTTCGGCGAGCTGCACATCAGCCCGCGCATTGTCGGTGAATTCGACGACAGCGCGTTGATGCAGGCCTTCGGCCAATCGGGAAGTGGCATCTTTATCGCCCCCAGCGTGATCGCCGAGGAGGTCTGCCGTCAGTACGCGGTGGTACTCATCGGGCAGACCGAGGCGGTCCGCGAGTCGTTCCACGCGATTTCCGTGGAGCGCAAGGTCTGCCACCCCGGCGTCGTTGCCATCACCGAAGGCGCACGCCGGGAGCTGTTCACCGACAGGCGTTAA
- a CDS encoding putative bifunctional diguanylate cyclase/phosphodiesterase, protein MLPTSYSGVLVAFSLLVAILASYTALNMAGRVSSAHGKAAGIWLAGGSFAMGFGVWSMHFVGMLAFSLPISISYDLLYTGLSLLIAIASSAFALWVVCQKELPTLRLVLGAIFMGAGIAAMHYTGMHAMLMEPGIVYDPLLFAVSVLIAMLASGAALWIAFRLRRDTARVVYARIGASLVMGCAIVGMHYTGMAAAEFPLGSYCGAANNGMENKWLAVLVIVVSLAVFAIALIVSMLDARTNILATSLDEANSELVKLALHDTLTRLPNRVLLGDRLDQAIQKTNRGSKKHFAVLFMDLDGFKGVNDVYGHHIGDLLLIEVARRISETKRGEDTVARLGGDEFVLLIDPGEPEDAAALAQRLVESIGKPYNISRNTVHVTASVGIAIYPLDGATVHELMINADAAMYHAKELGRNSYCFFEKAMNTNAHQQLKLQQDLRKAIDAREFLLHYQPKVLAPNGPMIGVEALLRWQSPEHGLVPPDRFLPLAERTGMIVPIGNWVIDEACRQMREWQKQGHLEWSIAVNLSTVQLAHAGLVDVVRSALERHQLDARHLVLEVTESTAMRDAEASLIILDQLAKLGVSISIDDFGTGYSSLLYLKRLPANELKIDRGFVTELAQGNDDAAIVSAIVALGQTLGLKIVAEGVETAEQQALLTRLGCNTLQGYLLGRPVPAEQLTTSLAALGTSPVGVATP, encoded by the coding sequence ATGCTCCCTACCAGCTACAGCGGCGTACTGGTCGCTTTCTCCCTGCTCGTTGCCATCCTGGCGTCCTATACGGCGCTGAACATGGCCGGGCGTGTGTCCAGTGCGCATGGCAAAGCGGCGGGTATCTGGCTGGCCGGCGGCTCCTTCGCCATGGGTTTTGGGGTGTGGTCGATGCATTTCGTCGGCATGCTGGCGTTCAGCTTGCCGATCAGCATCAGCTATGACCTCTTGTACACCGGCCTGTCGCTGTTGATCGCCATTGCCTCTTCGGCGTTCGCCCTGTGGGTGGTGTGTCAGAAAGAGCTGCCGACCTTACGCCTGGTGCTCGGCGCAATCTTCATGGGAGCGGGCATCGCCGCAATGCATTACACCGGCATGCACGCGATGCTGATGGAGCCCGGTATCGTGTATGACCCGCTGTTGTTCGCGGTCTCGGTGCTGATCGCGATGCTCGCCTCGGGCGCGGCCCTGTGGATCGCTTTCCGTCTGCGCCGTGATACCGCCAGGGTGGTGTACGCCCGCATTGGCGCCTCGCTGGTGATGGGCTGCGCCATCGTCGGCATGCATTACACCGGCATGGCCGCCGCCGAATTCCCCTTGGGCAGCTACTGCGGCGCGGCCAACAACGGCATGGAGAACAAATGGCTGGCGGTGCTGGTCATCGTCGTCAGCCTGGCGGTGTTCGCTATCGCTTTGATCGTCTCGATGCTCGATGCGCGCACCAATATCCTCGCCACCTCGCTGGACGAAGCCAACAGCGAGCTGGTCAAGCTGGCCTTGCATGACACCCTGACCCGCCTGCCCAATCGGGTGCTGTTGGGCGATCGCCTGGACCAGGCGATCCAGAAGACCAATCGCGGCAGCAAGAAGCACTTTGCCGTGTTGTTCATGGATCTGGACGGCTTCAAGGGCGTCAATGACGTCTACGGCCACCATATCGGCGACCTGTTGTTGATCGAAGTGGCCCGGCGCATTTCCGAAACCAAGCGTGGCGAGGATACCGTGGCGCGCCTGGGCGGCGATGAATTCGTCCTGCTGATCGACCCGGGGGAGCCGGAAGACGCAGCCGCACTGGCCCAGCGCCTGGTCGAGTCGATCGGCAAGCCCTACAACATCTCGCGCAACACCGTGCACGTCACCGCCAGCGTCGGCATCGCCATCTACCCGCTGGACGGGGCGACCGTGCATGAGCTGATGATCAACGCCGATGCGGCCATGTACCACGCCAAGGAGCTGGGACGTAACAGCTATTGCTTCTTCGAGAAGGCGATGAACACCAACGCGCACCAGCAGCTCAAGCTGCAGCAGGACCTGCGCAAGGCCATCGATGCCCGGGAGTTTCTCCTGCACTACCAGCCCAAGGTGCTCGCGCCCAACGGCCCGATGATCGGGGTCGAAGCGCTGCTGCGCTGGCAAAGCCCGGAACATGGCCTGGTGCCGCCGGACCGTTTCCTGCCGCTGGCCGAACGCACCGGCATGATCGTGCCGATCGGCAACTGGGTGATCGACGAAGCCTGCCGGCAGATGCGTGAATGGCAGAAGCAAGGGCACCTGGAGTGGAGCATTGCCGTCAACCTGTCCACGGTGCAGCTGGCGCACGCCGGCCTGGTCGACGTGGTGCGTTCGGCGCTGGAACGCCATCAGCTCGATGCTCGCCACCTGGTGCTGGAAGTGACCGAGTCCACCGCCATGCGCGACGCCGAGGCCAGCCTGATTATCCTCGACCAGCTGGCCAAGTTGGGCGTGAGCATTTCCATCGACGACTTCGGCACCGGTTACTCCAGCCTGCTGTACCTCAAGCGGCTGCCGGCCAATGAGCTGAAGATCGACCGTGGTTTCGTCACCGAGCTGGCGCAGGGCAACGACGATGCGGCTATCGTTTCAGCCATTGTCGCGCTGGGCCAGACCCTGGGCCTCAAGATCGTCGCCGAAGGGGTGGAAACCGCCGAGCAGCAAGCGCTGTTGACGCGCCTGGGCTGCAACACCCTGCAGGGCTATCTGTTGGGTCGCCCGGTGCCAGCGGAGCAATTGACCACATCGTTGGCGGCGCTGGGTACCTCTCCAGTTGGCGTGGCAACACCCTGA
- a CDS encoding FAD-binding oxidoreductase has translation MANTSYPQSYYAASANPAPLRPALQEELQTDVCVIGAGYTGLSSALFLLEQGFSVTVLEAARVGFGASGRNGGQIVNSYSRDIDVIERTVGPRPAQLMGAMAFEGGRIIRERVAKYQIQCDLKDGGVFAALTPKQMGHLESQKRLWERYGHTQLELLDQRRIREVVACDSYIGGMLDMSGGHIHPLNLALGEAAAVESLGGKIFEQSAAVRIDRGANPVVHTAQGKVRAKFVIVAGNAYLGNLVPELAAKSMPCGTQVITTEPLGDELARTLLPQDYCVEDCNYLLDYYRLTADKRLIFGGGVVYGARDPANIEAIIRPKMLKAFPQLKNVKIDYAWTGNFLLTLSRLPQVGRLGDNIYYSQGCSGHGVTYTHLAGKVLAEALRGQAERFEAFAGLPHYPFPGGQLLRTPLTALGAWYYSLRDKYGF, from the coding sequence ATGGCGAACACCTCCTACCCCCAGTCGTACTACGCCGCCTCAGCCAACCCTGCCCCGCTGCGCCCTGCCCTGCAGGAAGAGCTGCAGACCGACGTGTGCGTCATCGGCGCCGGCTATACCGGCCTGTCCAGCGCACTGTTCCTGCTCGAGCAGGGCTTTTCGGTCACGGTGCTGGAAGCGGCGCGGGTAGGCTTTGGCGCCTCGGGGCGCAACGGTGGGCAGATCGTCAACAGCTACAGCCGCGACATCGATGTCATCGAGCGCACCGTAGGCCCACGACCGGCGCAGTTGATGGGCGCCATGGCCTTCGAGGGCGGGCGTATCATCCGCGAGCGCGTGGCCAAGTACCAGATCCAGTGCGACCTCAAGGACGGCGGCGTGTTCGCCGCCCTGACGCCCAAGCAGATGGGCCACCTGGAGAGCCAGAAGCGGCTCTGGGAGCGCTACGGCCACACCCAGCTGGAGCTGCTCGACCAGCGTCGCATTCGCGAAGTGGTCGCCTGCGACAGCTACATCGGCGGCATGCTCGACATGAGCGGCGGGCACATTCACCCGCTCAACCTGGCACTGGGCGAAGCCGCAGCGGTGGAGTCGCTGGGTGGCAAGATTTTTGAACAGTCGGCAGCCGTCCGCATCGATCGTGGCGCCAACCCCGTTGTCCACACCGCTCAAGGCAAGGTCAGGGCCAAGTTCGTCATCGTCGCCGGCAACGCCTACCTGGGCAACCTGGTGCCAGAACTGGCGGCCAAGTCCATGCCCTGCGGCACCCAGGTCATCACTACCGAGCCGCTGGGCGATGAGCTGGCGCGCACCCTGCTGCCCCAGGACTACTGCGTCGAAGACTGCAACTACCTGCTCGACTACTACCGCCTGACCGCCGACAAACGCCTGATCTTCGGCGGTGGCGTGGTCTATGGGGCCCGCGACCCGGCCAACATCGAGGCGATCATCCGCCCGAAGATGCTCAAGGCCTTCCCCCAGCTCAAGAACGTCAAGATCGACTACGCCTGGACCGGCAATTTCCTCCTGACCCTGTCGCGCCTGCCCCAGGTCGGCCGCCTCGGCGACAACATCTATTACTCCCAGGGCTGCAGCGGCCACGGCGTGACCTATACCCACCTGGCCGGCAAGGTCCTGGCCGAGGCCCTGCGCGGCCAGGCCGAACGCTTCGAGGCCTTCGCCGGCCTGCCGCACTACCCCTTCCCGGGCGGCCAGCTGCTGCGTACCCCGCTGACCGCGCTGGGCGCCTGGTACTACAGCCTGCGCGACAAGTACGGCTTCTGA
- a CDS encoding TerC family protein, producing the protein MEYLLELALSPTAWLALATLIVMEVVLGIDNLIFISILTNKLPVQFQAKARRIGISLALIMRLALLSTVAFIVKLTEPVIEIMGQAFSWKDMILIAGGLFLVWKATREIHHSVDPVTKQEDSVGGQVAIGFAAAIGQILMLDLVFSIDSIVTAVGMTQHLPIMIIAVIVAVLVMLLAAEPLAKFIDANPTVVMLALGFLIMIGMTLIAEGFGVHVPKGYVYTAMTFSAAIEALNMWTRRARQRKLEQPEG; encoded by the coding sequence ATGGAATACCTTCTCGAACTCGCCCTCAGCCCTACCGCGTGGCTGGCCCTGGCCACCCTGATCGTCATGGAGGTGGTGCTGGGCATCGATAACCTGATCTTCATCTCGATTCTCACCAACAAGCTGCCGGTGCAGTTCCAGGCCAAGGCGCGGCGCATCGGCATCAGCCTGGCACTGATCATGCGTCTGGCCTTGCTCAGCACCGTGGCCTTCATCGTCAAGCTGACCGAGCCGGTGATCGAGATCATGGGGCAGGCGTTTTCCTGGAAGGACATGATCCTGATCGCCGGTGGCCTGTTTCTGGTGTGGAAGGCGACTCGCGAGATTCACCACAGTGTCGACCCGGTGACCAAGCAGGAGGACAGCGTGGGTGGGCAGGTGGCAATCGGCTTCGCGGCGGCCATCGGGCAGATCCTGATGCTGGACCTGGTGTTTTCCATCGACAGCATCGTCACGGCGGTGGGCATGACCCAGCATCTGCCGATCATGATCATCGCGGTCATCGTTGCGGTGCTGGTGATGCTGCTGGCAGCCGAACCGCTGGCCAAATTCATCGACGCCAACCCGACCGTGGTGATGCTGGCCCTGGGCTTTCTGATCATGATCGGCATGACCCTGATCGCCGAAGGCTTTGGCGTGCATGTGCCCAAGGGTTATGTGTACACCGCCATGACCTTCTCCGCCGCCATCGAAGCGCTGAACATGTGGACCCGCCGGGCCCGGCAGCGCAAGTTGGAGCAGCCCGAAGGGTAA